A genomic stretch from Halichoerus grypus chromosome 5, mHalGry1.hap1.1, whole genome shotgun sequence includes:
- the EXO5 gene encoding exonuclease V isoform X2 — MICCNVRDWSGYAGLCAMAETGEEVSAEASGFSDLSDSEFLEYLDLEDTQESSASLSKPGPSSELPGKDGKLISLPKWKRRLDVSSPIERFHLKYLYVTELCTQDWCEQQMVYEKELPGFLAPEKAAVLDSGASIHLARELEVHDLVTIPINTKEDAWAVKFLNILSMIPILQSEGRIREFPVFGEVEGVLLVGVIDELHYTAKGELELAELKTRRRPVLPLEAQKKKDCFQVNLYKYIFDAMVQGKVTSASLIHHTKLCPDKPLGPSVLRHARQGGFSVKSLGDLMELVFLSLTLSDLPVIDILKIEYIHQETATVLGTEIVAFEESEVKGKVQHYMAYWMGHREPQGVDVEEAWKCRTCNYADICEWRKGGGMPSSILEPQAKKVK, encoded by the exons ATGATATGCTGCAATGTGAGGGACTGGTCAG GATATGCAGGGCTTTGTGCCATGGCAGAGACTGGGGAAGAGGTGTCAGCAGAGGCCTCAGGGTTCTCAGACTTGAGTGACTCAGAGTTTCTAGAGTATCTGGACCTGGAAGATACTCAAGAGTCAAGTGCTTCACTTAGCAAGCCTGGCCCTTCTTCTGAACTCCCTGGGAAGGATGGCAAGCTCATCAGCTTACCAAAGTGGAAAAGACGATTGGATGTCTCATCACCTATTGAGCGATTCCACCTTAAATATTTGTATGTCACTGAGCTGTGTACTCAGGATTGGTGTGAACAGCAAATGGTATATGAGAAGGAGCTTCCTGGTTTCTTGGCTCCTGAGAAGGCAGCTGTTTTGGACTCTGGTGCCAGCATCCACCTAGCTAGAGAACTAGAAGTTCATGATCTTGTGACTATCCCCATCAATACTAAAGAAGATGCTTGGGCAGTTAAGTTTCTGAATATATTATCAATGATTCCTATCTTGCAGTCAGAAGGACGCATCAGAGAGTTTCCAGTGTTTGGAGAAGTGGAGGGTGTGCTGCTCGTTGGAGTAATTGATGAGCTGCACTATACAGCCAAGGGGGAACTGGAACTGGCTGAACTTAAGACACGCAGGCGCCCTGTGCTCCCTCTGgaagcccagaaaaaaaaagactgttttcaAGTCAACCTGTACAAATACATCTTTGATGCCATGGTTCAAGGGAAAGTGACCAGTGCCAGCCTAATCCACCACACAAAATTATGTCCAGACAAGCCGCTAGGACCTTCAGTGCTGAGGCATGCCCGGCAGGGAGGCTTCTCTGTGAAGTCCTTGGGTGACCTCATGGAGCTAGTCTTCTTGTCTCTAACACTGTCTGACCTCCCAGTTATTGATATCCTGAAGATTGAGTACATCCACCAAGAGACTGCCACTGTGCTGGGTACAGAGATTGTGGCCTTCGAAGAGAGCGAGGTGAAAGGCAAAGTGCAGCACTATATGGCCTACTGGATGGGCCACCGAGAGCCTCAAGGGGTTGATGTGGAGGAGGCTTGGAAGTGCCGGACATGCAACTATGCAGATATCTGTGAGTGGAGGAAGGGTGGTGGGATGCCCAGCTCCATTCTAGAGCCCCAAGccaaaaaagtgaaatga
- the EXO5 gene encoding exonuclease V isoform X1, translated as MAETGEEVSAEASGFSDLSDSEFLEYLDLEDTQESSASLSKPGPSSELPGKDGKLISLPKWKRRLDVSSPIERFHLKYLYVTELCTQDWCEQQMVYEKELPGFLAPEKAAVLDSGASIHLARELEVHDLVTIPINTKEDAWAVKFLNILSMIPILQSEGRIREFPVFGEVEGVLLVGVIDELHYTAKGELELAELKTRRRPVLPLEAQKKKDCFQVNLYKYIFDAMVQGKVTSASLIHHTKLCPDKPLGPSVLRHARQGGFSVKSLGDLMELVFLSLTLSDLPVIDILKIEYIHQETATVLGTEIVAFEESEVKGKVQHYMAYWMGHREPQGVDVEEAWKCRTCNYADICEWRKGGGMPSSILEPQAKKVK; from the coding sequence ATGGCAGAGACTGGGGAAGAGGTGTCAGCAGAGGCCTCAGGGTTCTCAGACTTGAGTGACTCAGAGTTTCTAGAGTATCTGGACCTGGAAGATACTCAAGAGTCAAGTGCTTCACTTAGCAAGCCTGGCCCTTCTTCTGAACTCCCTGGGAAGGATGGCAAGCTCATCAGCTTACCAAAGTGGAAAAGACGATTGGATGTCTCATCACCTATTGAGCGATTCCACCTTAAATATTTGTATGTCACTGAGCTGTGTACTCAGGATTGGTGTGAACAGCAAATGGTATATGAGAAGGAGCTTCCTGGTTTCTTGGCTCCTGAGAAGGCAGCTGTTTTGGACTCTGGTGCCAGCATCCACCTAGCTAGAGAACTAGAAGTTCATGATCTTGTGACTATCCCCATCAATACTAAAGAAGATGCTTGGGCAGTTAAGTTTCTGAATATATTATCAATGATTCCTATCTTGCAGTCAGAAGGACGCATCAGAGAGTTTCCAGTGTTTGGAGAAGTGGAGGGTGTGCTGCTCGTTGGAGTAATTGATGAGCTGCACTATACAGCCAAGGGGGAACTGGAACTGGCTGAACTTAAGACACGCAGGCGCCCTGTGCTCCCTCTGgaagcccagaaaaaaaaagactgttttcaAGTCAACCTGTACAAATACATCTTTGATGCCATGGTTCAAGGGAAAGTGACCAGTGCCAGCCTAATCCACCACACAAAATTATGTCCAGACAAGCCGCTAGGACCTTCAGTGCTGAGGCATGCCCGGCAGGGAGGCTTCTCTGTGAAGTCCTTGGGTGACCTCATGGAGCTAGTCTTCTTGTCTCTAACACTGTCTGACCTCCCAGTTATTGATATCCTGAAGATTGAGTACATCCACCAAGAGACTGCCACTGTGCTGGGTACAGAGATTGTGGCCTTCGAAGAGAGCGAGGTGAAAGGCAAAGTGCAGCACTATATGGCCTACTGGATGGGCCACCGAGAGCCTCAAGGGGTTGATGTGGAGGAGGCTTGGAAGTGCCGGACATGCAACTATGCAGATATCTGTGAGTGGAGGAAGGGTGGTGGGATGCCCAGCTCCATTCTAGAGCCCCAAGccaaaaaagtgaaatga